DNA sequence from the SAR202 cluster bacterium genome:
CCCCGTCAGCAACGTAGAGCCGCAGCTTAAACTGGCCTTAGACACCCGGGACATCGAAGGTCTTCTGGCCCAGGGCGTCAAGGCCGGTTCCGTCAACTGGGCCGCCGTCAAGAAGGTCTACGAAAAGGGAGGCAACTCCCAGCGCGGCGACGGCTCCAATCGCACCATCGCCGCCATTGCCGCCAACCCCGCCGTCAGGTGGCCCTAAAAGGCATCCAGGCCGTCATTTATGGAGAGGTCCTGGAGGAGCTGGAGGCCGCCAGGATGAAGGTCCAGAAGGGCAACACCGACGACGCCAAGGGCGCTCCTCACAACATGGACGAGGCCTGGGCCTACTACGCCGGCGCCGCCGACGCCACCGGCGACCGCCCCTACTCCCTCTCCTCCACCGCCCGCAAACGCGAGCGCGATTTTAATATCGTCGGCAAGCTGGACAGCGGCATCCAGTCGGCTTTGAGCAGGGCGCTCGCCGCCTCCCGCGCCGGCGACGCACAGAAGCTGGCCAGGGGCGCTGACGAGGCCCGAGGTTACATCAACACCATCTTTTACCTCGCCTCCCTCAGGTACGCCGCTCGGCTGGCCAACGATACCGATGCTAAGGTTAAAGAAATACACCTGGCGGAAGGCTGGGCCTTCTTCCAGACCATCCGCGCCGCCGTAGGCAGCGCCGACTCGAAAGCCGCTCAGGTGGTCGAGGAAGTGTACTCCAGGACGCCTGCCCAGCCTGTCACTCAGAAGGATGCGGAGGCGGTGTATAAGGCCCTGAACGGCCCCGCTGTCAGGACAAGCCTGGGCATACCGGCGGGATTTGTGGTGCAACGGCCAGGCTAGGCGTCTCCAATCAGACGATCATAGAAGGCCAAAGACTTAGGGCCAGGGCGTATCTGTCTTTTTTGACGCCCTGGCCCTGACGCTTTATCACGGCGCCCTTTCCCGCTACCGAGCTGTCTTGAGTATCTCCTTCCCAATCTCCGGCCACCCCCATACCCAGTCTATGAACAAGCGCGGTCCTAGCATCGCCCGGCTTACCTCTGCCTCCGGGTCGTGCCACGCCATGCAGCCGCTGGTCCCTATATGCCCATAAGACGAGGGCGAAGTCTCCTCCGGCGTGAAGTGCGGCGCTTTGTCGCCCCGCACCTCCACCCCCAGCCCCCAGGGGAATCGAGGCCACCTTAACATAAACATCTCGCCGCCCAGCCCGCCCGTCTGGTCATGCGTCGCCTCCGATAGCAGGGCAGGCGGCAGGAACCCCTCCGGCGCGCCCGCGAAGGCCCGCGCCAGCGTCAGCGCCCCAGACGCGTTAGTTACCAGCCCGGCCCAGGGCATCGCCAGCGACCGCCAGAAGGACGAGTTGAAAGACTCCAATTCGGTGCCCTGGTGCTCGCCAAAATCGCCGACAATTTTTGCCGGCGTCCGGGGCGGCTCTACACCTAAATAACCCTCTATCTCCAGCGGTCCCAGCACCAGGTCTTCCAGAGCCACGTTGAAAGGCTTGCCCGTCATCCTCTCCACAATCATCCCCAGCAGTCCAGGCCCTAGGTTGCTGTAATTCACTCGTGTTTTTGGCTCTTCCGCCAGCGGTGTCGCCAGGCATGCCTTAGCTAGCTTGGGCCAGTCCAGGCCTTTTTTGTAGGGGGCAGCGCCCTCCGCCAGGTCCACCGGCAGCCCGCTGGTGTGGCTCATCAGCGTCCGTAGTGTCACGCCAGGCTTCGCCGCCGCCGCCTCCGGCAGGTGCCTCGACAGCATATCGTCCACCGTCAGCTTCCCCGCCGCCGCCAGCCGCAGCACCGCCAGCGCCGTAGCCAGCTTGGTTATCGACGCCACAGGAAACAGCGTGTCCTCCTTCAGAGCAGTCCCAGCTCCATCCGTGCCGACTACTAGATACTCAGGCTGGCGATTCCCCCTGGCGATGGCGGTTATCATGCCTGGGACTTCATACTCCCCCATGACCTTTCGGACTACAGGCCGCATAGCGTCCAGCCACGTTGTGACCATGTTCATCCACCTCCCTCTGAATTCTAGGCATATGTGCTTTTTCGAGCCTCGTCGCACTCCCCACAGCCCTCACTTGGAGGATGCAAGAACAGCAGCGGTTCGCGGCCCAGGTGTTCCACCGCGGCTTCTACAATGTCCCGAGAGCTAGCGAGCCGCGCATAAGCGTGTCCTACGCGCCCCTCCAATTGCCGTCCCCGCTCTCGCAGCCACTCGTCGGCAAAAGCGAAGCGGGCGCAGCAATGGTCATTCTCCCCGAAGTCGATTCGGACCAGGCGTCCGTTCTTAATAACGGTACAATGTTTTGGAATGCGGTATGGAACGCCCGCCAGGAGTTCCGCCAGATGGAGGGTGGTGTTGGCGTCGTGGCCGCACCCCAGGAGCAGCACCTGGCCGTCCAGTTGGTGTACTCGCCCCACCGGACTTTCGGGGATGGCGGGCGGAATGGGCAGGGGGTCGGAAGTTATCAGCGTCGCCTGCGGACCGGCCGCCGCGAAAGCCTGCGGGTGGTCGCTTCGCAGCACGCCGGGCTGCCGCCAAAAGGTGTCCGCCACCACGCCTAGGTCTGGCGACGCGGGTGTCTTCGCGGGATCGAAGGGCTCGTCGTCGTTGCCCGTCCATGAAGGCATGACCAGCGTGCCGTCGGGGCCGAGGGCCCCGCACAGCGCATCGATCAACCCCAGCGGCCCTCCCTCAATGGGGCGTACGGCGCGAAACGATGTGTGCGCCAGCAGCACTCCGCCCCGCCTCACTCCCAGCGCGCGGAGTTGGTCTGTTACCTCGGCTTTGCTGAATTC
Encoded proteins:
- the aac(3) gene encoding AAC(3)-VI family aminoglycoside N-acetyltransferase, coding for MIEDQAARKEFSKAEVTDQLRALGVRRGGVLLAHTSFRAVRPIEGGPLGLIDALCGALGPDGTLVMPSWTGNDDEPFDPAKTPASPDLGVVADTFWRQPGVLRSDHPQAFAAAGPQATLITSDPLPIPPAIPESPVGRVHQLDGQVLLLGCGHDANTTLHLAELLAGVPYRIPKHCTVIKNGRLVRIDFGENDHCCARFAFADEWLRERGRQLEGRVGHAYARLASSRDIVEAAVEHLGREPLLFLHPPSEGCGECDEARKSTYA
- a CDS encoding beta-lactamase family protein translates to MNMVTTWLDAMRPVVRKVMGEYEVPGMITAIARGNRQPEYLVVGTDGAGTALKEDTLFPVASITKLATALAVLRLAAAGKLTVDDMLSRHLPEAAAAKPGVTLRTLMSHTSGLPVDLAEGAAPYKKGLDWPKLAKACLATPLAEEPKTRVNYSNLGPGLLGMIVERMTGKPFNVALEDLVLGPLEIEGYLGVEPPRTPAKIVGDFGEHQGTELESFNSSFWRSLAMPWAGLVTNASGALTLARAFAGAPEGFLPPALLSEATHDQTGGLGGEMFMLRWPRFPWGLGVEVRGDKAPHFTPEETSPSSYGHIGTSGCMAWHDPEAEVSRAMLGPRLFIDWVWGWPEIGKEILKTAR